One window of the Peromyscus leucopus breed LL Stock chromosome 17, UCI_PerLeu_2.1, whole genome shotgun sequence genome contains the following:
- the LOC114709602 gene encoding uncharacterized protein LOC114709602 — MFPAAPEEVGALGEMAEDGGKRRGPELGPRTAAAAAAAEQGGGGADGGAAANTAAASRTKLQEPLGGSWAGQRTLLKATPTPAWGAGLPRGSAPAESWNSDSSSELRLDCQVGDTLRRVGGVSCVQKRGHWSGRRNAKEGSSGCLHGDPRREDLGGVLRSRRRCRSPRRGSAGQCVSPCDPRAEGTSGHVWKPPPPRRARACRACAARAPRLCIRRGRELSRKRRFCHRPRGRPARSGRIQKPGVFLCAFTLHLRCRKTGTPHRGGKEVPRSPGVLGLTKKRRMSSGVSGGGGEEKIALHW, encoded by the exons ATGTTCCCCGCGGCGCCGGAGGAGGTCGGGGCGCTCGGGGAGATGGCGGAAGACGGAGGGAAGCGGAGGGGACCGGAGCTCGGGCCCCggaccgccgccgccgccgccgccgccgagcaaggaggaggaggagccgacGGAGGAGCCGCCGCCAACACCGCCGCCGCCTCGAGAACCAAACTCCA AGAGCCGTTGGGAGGCAGTTGGGCGGGGCAACGGACGCTGCTTAAGGCCACGCCCACTCCGGCCTGGGGGGCGGGGCTTCCTCGCGGAAGCGCACCCGCAGAGTCCTGGAACTCGGACTCTTCCTCGGAGCTGCGTCTGGACTGCCAAGTTGGGGACACCCTCCGCCGGGTCGGGGGGGTCTCCTGCGTTCAGAAACGAGGGCATTGGAGCGGCCGTAGGAACGCTAAGGAGGGCAGCAGCGGTTGTCTGCATGGAGACCCGCGCCGCGAGGACCTCGGAGGAGTTCTGCGCAGCCGCCGCCGCTGCAGAAGCCCGAGGCGCGGGTCTGCAGGGCAGTGCGTGTCCCCATGTGACCCGCGCGCAGAGGGGACCTCAGGGCACGTCTGGAAGCCGCCGCCTCCGCGGAGGGCGCGAGCCTGCAGGGCCTGCGCGGCGCGGGCACCTCGGCTCTGCATCCGTAGGGGGCGCGAACTCAGCAGGAAACGCCGCTTTTGTCACCGGCCTCGGGGGCGGCCGGCCCGAAGTGGCAGGATTCAGAAGCCCGGCGTCTTCCTCTGCGCGTTCACTTTGCATCTCAGGTGCCGGAAAACCGGAACGCCTCACCGGGGAGGAAAGGAAGTTCCAAGGTCACCCGGAGTTTTAGGTCTAACCAAGAAACGGAGGATGTCAAGT GGAGTGtccggtgggggaggggaggaa AAGATTGCATTACACTGGTAG